Proteins found in one Neodiprion lecontei isolate iyNeoLeco1 chromosome 6, iyNeoLeco1.1, whole genome shotgun sequence genomic segment:
- the LOC107220200 gene encoding probable phospholipid-transporting ATPase IA isoform X12, with protein MNTDTVNVGNHPLPPDDQEERVVFINLPSQQPAKYKTNHITTAKYSVFSFIPSFLFEQFRRYSNCFFLFIALMQQIPDVSPTGRYTTLVPLIFILSVSALKEIVEDIKRHRADDEINKREVEVLRNGKWEWVQWQAVAVGDVVKVHNNKFFPADLIMLSSSEPQGMSFIETANLDGETNLKIRQAVPETAKLLDTKELTKFIASIQCEPPNRHLYEFFGVLREVNKQSIPLGPDQLLLRGAMLRNTRWVFGVVIYTGHDTKLMCNSTSAAPLKRSTLDRLTNTQILMLFFILLMLCLISAIFNVIWTHAHEQDLWYLGLHEAMTKNFGYNLLTFIILFNNLIPISLQVTLEVVRYVQATFINMDVEMYHAETNTPAMARTSNLNEELGMVRYVFTDKTGTLTRNVMEFKRCSVGGKLYDLPTLTGNNDGLKRINADMSCSLVKDIMDGRIKADNPSNDDLAKQTSAKILHEFMVMLSVCHTVIPEKLDEQIVYHAASPDERALVDGARQFGYVFNTRTPSSVEITALGECQRYEILNVIEFTSARKRMSVIVRTPDGQIKLFCKGADSIIYERLASKTTNNHEDGVDFSEITLNHLEAFATEGLRTLCFAVADIPESLYQRWRETYHKAATSMEDRENKLEYAANLIENNLSLLGATAIEDKLQDQVPETIESLIQADINVWVLTGDKQETAINIGYSCKLITHPMPLIIVNENSLDKTRAVIRQHCTDFGQELRCTNDVALVIDGNSLKYALLCDLRQDFLDLCTSCKVVICCRVSPMQKAEVVDLVTTCTKAVTLAIGDGANDVAMIQKAHVGVGISGVEGLQAACASDYSIAQFKFLKRLLFVHGAWNYSRMCKLILYSFYKNICLYVIELWFAIYSGWSGQILFERWSIGLYNVVFTAAPPLAMGLFDKVCAAETHLAHPRLYHPPNSMDSMFNIKVFWMWIINALVHSVLLYWLPLLALEQDVIWSNGRDGGYIVLGNCVYTYVVVTVCAKAGLVTNSWTWVTHLATWGSILLWFLFILTYSNFWPTFNVGAVMAGNDRMLFTSPVFWLGLILIPTAVLLLDVTAKAVENTIWKSITVAAREQEIKKSDPSDVLNKQDHRSSLTETARLLKNVKSVFSRRSNTASRVNNEVELSHGFAFSQEEGGSVTQTDVIRAYDTNLPKPVGM; from the exons ATGAACACAG atacGGTAAATGTGGGGAACCACCCTTTACCGCCAGATGACCAAGAGGAAAGAGTTGTTTTCATAAACCTGCCTTCTCAGCAACCAGCAAAATACAAAACCAATCACATTACCACCGCAAAGTATTCTGTATTTTCATTCATCCCTTCGTTTTTGTTTGAACAATTTCGAAGGTATAGTAACtgcttttttctcttcatcgcGCTAATGCAG caAATACCTGATGTCTCACCCACGGGACGCTACACCACACTAGTGCCACTAATATTCATCCTCAGCGTATCTGCGCTCAAAGAAATCGTTGAAGATATT aaaaggCACAGAGCTGATgatgaaataaacaaacgtgAAGTGGAAGTTCTTAGAAATGGTAAATGGGAATGGGTTCAATGGCAGGCTGTGGCTGTTGGCGACGTAGTTAAG GttcataataataaattttttcctgcCGATTTGATTATGCTGTCTTCGTCCGAGCCACAGGGTATGTCATTTATTGAAACTGCAAATTTGGATGGTGAAACAAACTTAAAAATTAGACAAGCTGTGCCCGAAACCGCCAAGTTGTTGGATACAAAAGAGTTGACAAAATTTATAGCAAGCATACAATGCGAGCCACCTAATAGACatttatatgaattttttggaGTTCTACGAGAAGTCAACAAACA AAGCATACCGTTGGGTCCTGATCAGTTACTTCTACGTGGTGCAATGTTACGGAACACTCGTTGGGTGTTCGGGGTTGTAATATACACAGGCCATGATACAAAACTGATGTGCAATAGCACCAGTGCTGCACCCCTGAAACGATCAACTCTTGACCGCCTAACAAATACCCAGATTCTGATGCTGTTTTTCATACTTCTGATGCTGTGTTTGATATCGGCTATATTTAATGTTATTTGGACACATGCTCATGAGCAGGATTTATGGTATTTAGGTTTGCATG AAGCAATGACCAAGAACTTTGGTTATAACTTATTAactttcattatattattcaataatttaatacCGATATCGTTGCAAGTTACGTTGGAGGTAGTACGATACGTTCAAGCAACTTTCATCAATATGGACGTGGAAATGTATCATGCAGAAACAAACACTCCTGCAATGGCACGTACCAGTAACCTCAATGAAGAACTTGGAATGGTCCGTTACGTTTTCACAGATAAAACCGGGACCTTAACTCGGAATGTGATGGAATTTAAACGGTGTTCAGTCGGTGGAAAGCTGTATGA CCTGCCAACATTGACAGGAAACAATGATGGTCTGAAAAGAATAAATGCAGATATGAGCTGTTCGTTAGTTAAAGATATAATGGATGGTAGAATCAAAGCAGATAATCCGTCAAATGATGATTTGGCTAAACAAACTTCTGCTAAAATTTTACACGAATTTATGGTCATGTTATCTGTTTGTCACACAGTTATACCTGAGAAACTTGATGAACAAATTGTTTATCATGCTGCATCACCTG ATGAAAGAGCTCTTGTGGACGGAGCAAGGCAATTTGGTTACGTATTTAATACACGAACACCTAGTTCGGTAGAGATAACTGCATTAGGTGAATGCCAACGTTACGAGATTTTGAACGTCATTGAATTCACTTCTGCCCGCAAAAGAATGTCTGTTATTGTACGAACACCAGATGGACAGATAAAGTTATTCTGTAAAGGAGCTGATTCAATCATTTACGAGAGGCTCGCTAGTAAAACAACCAACAACCATGAAGATGGCGTAGATTTTAGCGAAATTACACTAAACCACTTGGAAGCTTTTGCGACTGAAGGATTGAGGACACTTTGCTTCGCTGTCGCTGATATACCTGAATCACTTTATCAA AGGTGGCGAGAGACTTACCACAAAGCGGCGACCAGTATGGAAgatcgtgaaaataaattagagTATGCCGCCAACCtcatagaaaataatttatcactgTTAGGAGCCACTGCAATTGAGGATAAACTCCAGGATCAG GTACCAGAGACTATAGAATCTTTAATACAAGCTGATATCAACGTATGGGTTTTAACTGGCGATAAACAAGAAACAGCAATAAACATTGGATATTCGTGCAAACTCATTACGCATCCAATGCCTCTAATTATAGTCAACGAAAATTCTCTGGAT AAAACGAGAGCAGTAATCAGACAACACTGTACCGACTTTGGACAAGAATTAAGATGCACAAATGACGTAGCTCTAGTAATTGATGGAAACAGTTTGAAGTATGCTTTGCTGTGTGATTTGCGGCAGGATTTCCTCGATTTATGTACATCCTGCAAAGTTGTTATTTGCTGCAGAGTATCTCCTATGCAGAAAGCagag gttgTAGATTTGGTCACTACTTGTACAAAGGCAGTCACTCTTGCAATTGGCGATGGTGCAAATGATGTAGCCATGATTCAGAAAGCTCACGTTGGAGTTG GAATATCAGGAGTGGAAGGACTTCAGGCAGCTTGTGCTTCGGATTACTCGATAGCGcagtttaaatttttaaaacgattGCTGTTTGTACATGGTGCCTGGAATTACAGTAGAATgtgcaaattaattttatattcattttacaAGAATATTTGCCTGTATGTTATCGAACTTTGGTTTGCCATATACTCAGGTTGGTCTGGTCAAATCTTGTTCGAAAGATGGTCCATCGGTCTTTACAATGTG GTATTTACAGCAGCACCACCCTTGGCAATGGGACTCTTTGATAAGGTCTGTGCGGCTGAAACTCATTTAGCACATCCAAGATTATACCATCCACCCAACTCTATGGACTCTATGTTTAATATAAAA GTATTTTGGATGTGGATAATAAATGCATTGGTCCACTCTGTTCTGTTATACTGGTTACCATTATTAGCCCTTGAGCAAGACGTAATATGGAGCAATGGTCGAGACGGAGGTTATATAGTGTTGGGGAATTGCGTGTACACT TATGTTGTAGTGACGGTGTGTGCAAAAGCTGGATTAGTCACAAACTCATGGACATGGGTGACACATTTAGCGACATGGGGATCTATTCTACTCTGGTTCTTATTTATTCTTACGTACAG CAATTTTTGGCCAACCTTCAATGTCGGTGCAGTAATGGCTGGTAATGACAGGATGCTCTTCACTTCTCCTGTCTTTTGGCTTGGTCTCATTCTTATTCCAACAGCAGTCTTACTGCTTGATGTTACTGCTAAAGC AGTCGAAAATACAATCTGGAAATCAATAACGGTAGCGGCACGGGAACAGGAGATCAAAAAATCTGATCCAAGTGACGTACTTAATAAACAGGACCACAGAAGCTC ATTAACGGAGACTGCAAGGCTTCTGAAAAACGTAAAAAGCGTCTTCTCCAGACGATCCAACACTGCGTCCAGGGTAAATAATGAGGTGGAACTATCGC ATGGCTTTGCTTTTTCTCAAGAGGAAGGAGGCTCCGTGACGCAAACAGATGTGATCAGAGCTTACGATACAAATCTCCCCAAACCTGTCGGGATGTAA